In candidate division KSB1 bacterium, the following proteins share a genomic window:
- a CDS encoding DUF4968 domain-containing protein codes for MKCKMFFTLLILMLFITIISANAAAPKAELIPLGTGDVLSVQVLTPEIFRIRLDKNGWFTLSSMEKYRIVRYDWPSTPVKKSEDGNRVIFAT; via the coding sequence ATGAAATGCAAAATGTTTTTCACTCTTTTGATCCTCATGCTGTTCATCACAATTATTTCGGCGAACGCCGCAGCGCCCAAGGCGGAGCTGATACCTTTAGGTACCGGCGACGTGCTTTCGGTGCAGGTTCTCACGCCGGAAATTTTCCGTATTCGTCTGGATAAAAACGGCTGGTTCACGTTGTCGAGCATGGAAAAGTACCGCATCGTGCGTTACGATTGGCCGTCGACACCGGTCAAAAAAAGCGAGGACGGCAACCGTGTCATTTTTGCGACGG
- a CDS encoding DUF5110 domain-containing protein, translated as LIINKKDGAFTLKDASEKILSSGTPLPDNQWGSFGVHLNLAKDERIYGLGDVSRDCIQRRGKAVQMWATYGPAYAPSPFVMSSRNYGLFVNTTWRHYWDIGRSKKDVMTIWGPQGDLDFYLMAGKDYAEILNLYTEITGKPTLLPMKSYGLMYIEHYKVDQYDLLRTAEQFRSLRIPCDWLGLEPGWMEKNYDLSTTKDWHPDRFFMPSWGEAKDHREVTFIGALNRMGFDLELWIACNYDISYEAERRALKAETSPAKSTATAPFEVESLKYPVHGHEPWHLDNLTKPDEPWFQHLKRFVDFGVAAFKQDPAFGINEHPDRLYGNGMTDEEMHNLYQTLLAQQYHEGFREHTGGRRSATFVCAGYAGLQRWAPTWAGDTGGGPGPLISMLNHGMSGHINTSCDMEVTTPAGIHFGFFQTWALVNGWFEISHPWRLGQKQYKMFVYYDKLRYRLIPYIYSTAFNGHLTGMPVMRAMPLVFPNDPKSDELLNQYMFGDYLLVSAFSNRVHLPQGNWIDYWTGKTYQGPVDIDYMIPENRGGALFVKAGAILPQWPEVDYIEPNTIKEIILEIFPHERSSFSLYEDDGKTYAYEKGAFSRTNITCEAAGTEVRVNIPARQGDYEGKPKERRFLLQIHLEKAPTAVTIDGRADDTWRFDEAARLLTLPSLEEKVEGINVTVKL; from the coding sequence TCTCATCATCAATAAGAAGGACGGCGCTTTTACCCTTAAAGATGCTTCGGAGAAAATATTATCCTCCGGTACACCTCTTCCTGATAATCAATGGGGTTCGTTCGGCGTGCATCTCAATTTGGCAAAGGATGAGCGTATCTACGGACTCGGCGACGTGTCTCGCGACTGCATTCAGCGCCGGGGCAAAGCCGTGCAAATGTGGGCGACTTACGGCCCTGCCTACGCCCCGTCGCCGTTCGTCATGAGCAGCCGGAACTACGGCTTGTTCGTCAATACAACTTGGCGGCATTACTGGGACATCGGCCGCTCGAAAAAAGATGTGATGACCATTTGGGGGCCTCAAGGCGATCTTGACTTTTATCTGATGGCCGGAAAAGATTACGCCGAAATTCTCAATCTTTACACCGAGATCACCGGCAAACCGACCCTGCTGCCGATGAAAAGCTACGGTCTGATGTATATCGAGCACTACAAAGTCGATCAGTACGATCTGCTGCGCACGGCAGAACAATTCCGCAGTCTGCGCATCCCCTGCGATTGGCTCGGCTTGGAACCCGGATGGATGGAGAAAAACTATGATTTAAGCACAACCAAGGACTGGCATCCGGATCGTTTTTTCATGCCTTCCTGGGGCGAGGCAAAAGATCACCGCGAGGTGACCTTTATCGGCGCCTTGAACCGCATGGGATTCGACTTGGAGTTGTGGATTGCCTGCAATTACGACATCAGCTACGAAGCAGAACGCCGCGCTCTCAAGGCGGAGACCTCCCCCGCGAAATCGACCGCAACGGCACCTTTCGAGGTTGAATCGCTCAAATATCCGGTGCACGGACATGAACCTTGGCATCTGGACAATTTGACCAAACCGGATGAGCCGTGGTTTCAGCATTTGAAACGGTTTGTGGATTTCGGCGTGGCAGCCTTTAAGCAGGATCCGGCTTTCGGCATCAACGAACATCCGGACCGCCTATACGGCAACGGCATGACCGATGAAGAGATGCATAACCTCTATCAAACCCTCTTGGCGCAGCAATATCATGAAGGATTTCGCGAACACACCGGCGGCCGACGTTCCGCGACATTTGTCTGCGCCGGTTATGCGGGGTTGCAGCGCTGGGCACCGACCTGGGCGGGCGACACCGGCGGCGGTCCCGGTCCGTTGATTTCCATGCTCAATCACGGTATGTCCGGTCATATCAACACCAGCTGCGATATGGAAGTCACGACGCCTGCCGGCATTCATTTCGGATTTTTCCAAACTTGGGCGTTGGTGAACGGCTGGTTTGAAATCAGCCATCCGTGGCGCCTTGGGCAAAAGCAATATAAAATGTTTGTTTATTATGACAAGCTGCGCTATCGTCTCATTCCATACATCTATTCCACGGCGTTTAACGGCCACCTCACCGGCATGCCGGTGATGCGCGCCATGCCGCTGGTTTTTCCGAATGACCCCAAAAGCGATGAGCTGTTGAACCAATATATGTTCGGTGATTACTTGCTGGTTTCGGCATTTAGCAATCGGGTCCATTTGCCGCAAGGAAATTGGATTGACTATTGGACCGGCAAAACCTATCAAGGCCCGGTGGATATTGACTATATGATTCCGGAAAACCGCGGCGGCGCACTCTTTGTCAAAGCGGGCGCCATTCTGCCGCAATGGCCGGAAGTGGATTACATCGAACCGAATACGATAAAAGAAATTATTTTGGAAATCTTTCCGCACGAACGCAGCAGTTTTTCGCTTTACGAAGACGACGGCAAAACGTACGCTTACGAAAAGGGAGCGTTCAGCCGCACAAACATCACTTGCGAAGCAGCCGGCACCGAGGTACGCGTGAACATTCCGGCACGGCAGGGCGACTATGAGGGCAAACCGAAAGAGCGTCGTTTTCTTTTGCAGATTCATTTGGAAAAGGCGCCGACTGCTGTGACCATTGACGGTCGGGCGGACGATACCTGGCGTTTTGACGAAGCGGCTCGACTGCTGACCCTTCCATCATTGGAAGAAAAAGTCGAAGGCATCAACGTCACCGTAAAATTGTGA